From Xyrauchen texanus isolate HMW12.3.18 chromosome 15, RBS_HiC_50CHRs, whole genome shotgun sequence:
ttaataaaatacttcccatttattttgaattcataatatgtacactttttaaaatgtactcaatttaatttgatggaaattttcCATACAAATGTGTGAAttttaaaaatagacaaaaacaaTTTGTGAGTGTAATCTTCAAGTTAATgcagtcatattaaataatatttttgacaaataaaaGTACTTAacttagatgttaccacataaagcacatttttaatgTTATCTTAAAAAACTGTTTACAATGTGTCTACTGCATCAATACTGTCAACAgtgtgcaacaataaatgttttatataattgtatacCAACTAAATATTTTTGCTTATGTCCAGTGTtgggtaaaatatatattttttaaaacgttATCCACaacaaatgaataattaataaaaaaattaaaaaaatcagattactttactaattacttaatcgggaaagtaattacattactaattaaattaattttaagttactttctatagcacttttccactcaacaaatgtaaaaataatgtctatatttctttcttgttcattgcaACAAAAATCATctactcagcacctcacatttctccttcacaagaAAACTGACTCGTTATGGGGCTCGTTATTATGTAttctacatatataatatattagaaataagcatgaCCCTATTATGtacttaaaattaataaaattgaaaatcagtaactaatctgattacaagaattaaaaatataatgcattcaCTACTTTTTTGACAattgttttattagattatagtaactaattactttgtaattagattacacccaacactgcttgcGACCCACCTACCACATTCCTGGATTACCTGTTTTaaccttttagttttttttactttaaatattacATTGAAATGGAAGTTTGGAAATGTCCATATTGAACCTCTATCTGAGTTTGTGTGCTCAGGTTCTATACTGCAAAGTTTGGTCTTTCAGTTttgttctgttaaaaaaaatggGGTTTGGTTTTATGGTTTtgttctgttcattttgaatgaaaaattaaaaggatcatgtaaaaaaataaataaaaacaaatcagatAACCTACAAAACATGCGCTTCATATAAACTTAACTGAtcttattcaagtcaaaaatgttaCTTAATCTGACAATATCATCCTGACAAATTAGGTTATATCAACAAAAGACATTTTTAAGGATAAGAGATCTAGTAGAAACTGATCCTTAAGGTACCAATTGTAGGTTACCACGTTTTTCAGTGTAGCTACATAAACAAGTTTGTCCTTATAATGGAaaattttctttatttctcttgtgtttttggtgcagATCCAGCCCCAAAACCATGGAGATGACCCAGCTGGAGGGGTCATCGAATGTAAACCTCACATCAACATCAATCCCTCCCGTAACAACCAACACTTCTCCACCATATAGTGAACCTTATTTACACAGATTTGTCCACCTGGATGAAGGCCTCTATAATGATTTTTACAGCCTGTGGATTGCTCTGGTGGTCATCAACACCCTCATCTTTATGGTAGGGATGACCCTCAACAGTCTGGCCTTGTATGTCTTCTGCAtcaggactaaaccaaaaactacACCAGTCATCTACACCATTAACCTGGTAGTGACAGATCTGCTGGTCAACCTCTCCCTTCCAACTCGTATCATATTGTACTGCAGTGGGGGGAAGTGTCTCAACTGTACCTATTTGCACATATTCAGCTACTTTGTCAACATGTACTGTAGTATCCTCTTTCTTACTAGCATCTGTGTGGATCGCTACTTGGCCATCGTACAAGTGGAGGCCTCACGGAACTGGAGAAGCCCCAATGTGGCCAAATTGGTGTGTGTCTGCATTTGGCTGTTTGCCATCATTGTGACTTACTCATTTCTCACAATGGCTTTTAAACACTCAGCCTACTGCCTCTCCAAACTCTTTGTGTTGACCATATTTGAGTTCTTCCTGCCAATGGTGATCATTGTAGTGTTTACTATTAGAATCATGTGTGCCCTATCAAGCCCAGGCCTTATGCAGCAAAGCCGCGACAGACGCATGAAAGCCGTACAGCTGCTCTCAACAGTGCTGGTGATCTTCACCGTCTGCTTCACGCCATTTCATGTCCGTCAGGTTCTGGTCTACTTCCATCCTGACCTGCCCCATCATGTGATCATGTACCATGTGACCGTCACTCTCAGCAGCCTAAACAGCTGTTTGGATCCTGTGGTCTACTGTTTCATCACCACTAACTTTAAGTCAACCATGAAGAGATTTTCCAGGAAGACCGAAAAAGAGCAGACAAGTGGCGACATTATCAGTGTAAAAAAAAGTTCTAAGGGTTCAGGCACAGTGATTGCTATTGCTCATAGTATGATAAGGATAAACATAAGCCCTGCCCAGCAGGAAAGCCAACCAGCATAAAGGATTGTAGCAGATACAGTAGTGGCCTGTACAGTATTTAAATGGTTGCCATTACCATGTTATACTAAGGCAAAACCACTGACACAGATGGACGTTTAGATTAATTTGAGTTCCTTTATGAACTGTAAATATCTAAACGTGGTAATTAAGTGATTTTACATGCTGAATTTGCACTCGCTTTCAAATGTGCCGCAGTTATACTACTGTACGTTCATCAACGTTACACTAAAAAGCGAAGTAACAATGCTAAAATAATAGCATTCCacaacattttaaagcttgtgATTTTAGAGCATAGGTAACTGTAAAATAGTGGTAACCTGTTACCACAAGGAACAATATCTACCTGATTTAACCATTAAAATTAGtgttgttggtgtaacctaatgtatacAGGTTTATTCAGTGatggtaaataatatttttgactcaaATAAAAAACTGTTATATTAGATATTAGACTACACGAAGAAAatttttatgttaacatttttattgaatgcaTATTTACAAACAAGTGTTTGTTTACATATATCCACCTTTTTCACATCAGCATACGTTCTTAGTGGATAATGTTATGTTAAGCATATTAAACTTAAACTACTCTAAGTTATGACAGcaaacaactgcacaagttgagccttaACTTAGTTTAATTCGAAGaaatcagcaatacattcacagcaccacaccctgtcaaacacctggctcctgtatgcaacccttctttcactatgttctctcctttaactgacactgaggtctctaaactcctcctctccaaccaccccacaacctgttcccttgaccccattccatcacaccttctccaggccatctctccgtccatcctaccggcacttacacacataattaacacatcccttcttgcaggcacttttcccactacatttaagcaggctcgagtaaccccactgctgaaaaaacctgcacttaaccccacacagatagaacactacagaccagtctctctcatcccattcatggcaaaaacacttgaaagggcagttttcaatcagatctccgcctatctctcacagaacaagctgctggatgacaatcagtcgggcttcaaaagtggacactccactgagactgccctgctgtctgtcatcgagtcgctgagactggcgagagctgaatcgagatcatccgttctgattttgctggacctttctgctgcctttgacacagtcaaccatcagatcctactctccaccctctctaaactgggtatcactggaactgtgcttgactggttcaactcttatctctcagaaaggtcctttgaggtagcatggagagggaagtatccaagccacaccagttacttactggggtacctcagggatcagtgcttgggccacttctcttctccatatacacaacatcactgggacccatcatccagtcacatggtttctcttaccactgctatgctgatgacacgcaactctacttgtctttccagcccaacgacaccacagtgaccgctcgaatcgctgcctgtctggcagacatctcggcctggatgaaggaacaccaccttcaactcaaccctgccaagacagaactccttgtctttccagccaacccggctgttgaacacaacatcaccgtgcagctgggtccaactacagtttcgccttccaaaacggtcagaaatctaggggtaaccattgatgatgagctaaatttcacagaccacatttcaaaactgcaagatcttgtagatttacactctacaatatcaggaagataagacccttcctctctgtacatgccacacaactgctcgttcagtcccttgtcataactagactggactactgtaatgctctcattgcaggccttcctgcatgtgctattagacctctccaaatgatccagaatgcagcagcacgtctggtctttaatgaacctaagagagcacatgttacaccactctttgtctctctccactggctgccggttcatgcacgtattaaattcaaggccctgatgctggcatataaaacagtcactgggtctgctccagcatacctaaaaacatttatgcagagctacgctcccaccagaagcctgcggtcggctaaggaacgtcgccttgtcgtaccaaaacaaagaggcaccaaaacactttcccggactttcagtttcatcataccacggtggtggaatgaccttcccaactcaatccggaagctaactcactctctatcttcaaaaacggctaaaaacacatcttttccaaaagcacttaaccggtcaataataaaaaaaatt
This genomic window contains:
- the LOC127656420 gene encoding G-protein coupled receptor 20-like, which encodes MEMTQLEGSSNVNLTSTSIPPVTTNTSPPYSEPYLHRFVHLDEGLYNDFYSLWIALVVINTLIFMVGMTLNSLALYVFCIRTKPKTTPVIYTINLVVTDLLVNLSLPTRIILYCSGGKCLNCTYLHIFSYFVNMYCSILFLTSICVDRYLAIVQVEASRNWRSPNVAKLVCVCIWLFAIIVTYSFLTMAFKHSAYCLSKLFVLTIFEFFLPMVIIVVFTIRIMCALSSPGLMQQSRDRRMKAVQLLSTVLVIFTVCFTPFHVRQVLVYFHPDLPHHVIMYHVTVTLSSLNSCLDPVVYCFITTNFKSTMKRFSRKTEKEQTSGDIISVKKSSKGSGTVIAIAHSMIRINISPAQQESQPA